The DNA sequence tattaagggtgacaaaaatgttattgcagatacattaacaagagaatggagttcgtctacaacgcattagatcaagaaattcaaaaatacgaacaagaactcgaaaaatgcaagcattgtcaaCAAATAAGGATATagatccaatccctcaagaaggccatcgaagcaatgaaatcaacacaacaaccaaaaccatcagagttcagccagctaagcgtggtggacaaatcaggtgaacaaaaaattccagaaaacaaaacaattgctgaaattatcaaaaaatccacccaagataaaaaatattatgtaatttataatggccccatgaaaggagtatatgatgcctgggaaaaagcagcaccatttacacatcaatcaaggataattcataaaggagggtttttaacactggaagaagcaaaagaatccttcagggaatatgaagctcttcatccagagcaaaccctaaaaagagcagataaagctccaattcaaacccagagaacagggataataagaaacattcctacaagggttgaaatcaaggaaaagaaaagggtctgtagatcaaatctcagagaaacccttaacatagtcctaaattggactgaagaaaaaagggcaatcttgagatattatcctattgccaaagaacagctaacaaagctggttatatttccagatgcttccccatctgacacctatcagttttttcagtatggattaattgatacaattttaatttttaatgatttaaaaattattagtgagtttcctgcaggattcgttgatgcagtaaagagatttaaaaatatgattgacaacgtaaatccaagggatatatccctaaaatttacgaatagtcaacctatttttaatgaagaagaagaatgcttggttccagcacatcaGGTAATCTTCATGTTCGTCTTCCtaggaaattttcaaccaattgatcaagttcaagatttaacaatctacagtcatgaaggaagactagccagcacactagcaagggtcttcgaaaAAACTCAAAGGATAACAAGGaaatctcacacaagaatcaattataaaagcaaaaatactttgcttgtatccagtaaaaggaatgaaattgaagaaagagagatgagactcttagtggaatttgaatcagcattctacaacttatctgggctcttagaaaagctccccgaagggataaaaaggaatctctgctatttgataaaagacagagaagaccacaaatgccagctatgtgtctcagagttatctgaagaaagcaataatgaaacggaatcaacccacatgataaaggaaggagacaacgcatctgaaggccacataatgaaagaggaggacagcacatctgaagcatctctcaacattattgcataatgacgtaagcgcttaggtcatagagcaccaacaatgtagctggtgcaagataataaacaatgacgtaagcaatgacgtcataagaagggtaaggatgggaattgtccatcagacccaaccattataaataggttgcttaggcaattgtagagatcatcaaaccatagaaagcaggaggctaagagtactcatatgctaggagagcaaggaggaagctgccgaggcgattctatagtttgaagaagaattcccttaggaaaaaccaattctaaactcccctctggagttagtatctacaatctcccctctggagataaaaaacatcttatgtaaaatattctaaataaaagaagtttttctccagaaaggtacgcctttatcctaatctcttagttatgaattatttagaaagtttagaattaacggaagaatctgactattatagattatctgcattattagataatgaaaaacaggctgttctaaaaacagaattaaatctcaaatcaaatgaaaattttaataaacaaaatcttttaaaagaagtttttaataggaaaaatataatatactatggaaaaattcaacttgaagcccctataaagataaaatctgccaatggagaacttgaaatagctttgataaatgatgaagaattgagtaaacagattgagaaaattaaggatcaacaaaaaagatctaaaattggatggatccatattagtactatacaagtcttaatcaaatctacatatatgaaaggaattaattcaccaataagcttagcaatctgtgacaaaaggattactgatgacccaatagatcaaataattggaattgttcatggaaacttggcaaacgtaaatgttaaattcaatgcccatcttggatatgctatacctttgtcaactgaaaatcttggaagatttataagtttggcttataaatttcacagaaagaatctaatggaacaagatgatgaaccattttcaattacatatgcaataaattatgctttaacaaatagccatcatagtataatatttaaaaacagagaaagaatttatgttgatgaattatttcagaaaattgtaaagacagaaataccaaaatataaagctattgaaaacccagttcttttactaaaagaaccatcagaaaaattagtttcatcgaattttcaaataagagaatccaaaattaatagccctttaagtttatctaagttaaagtctaaagaagaaaattctgaaataaaagaattaacaaaaaaggtcgaaaaattaaatgaaatcctaaacactaagttatgacaataaataaagaaaaaatatatgtaacctatcaagacaagaaacaagagctctttgaaagagaaaatcggttgaattatttacagttttctgaaataaatcaaggagcatttaaagctctaaaaataatctatgacaaattaaaaggagaagttgaagagttagaaaaaataatagaatctctagaaaatagtgatgaatcgatgatagaatttgcagaaattctaagataaataatgaagtttacaaagattgaaaaaccagaaaacaaaataaaaagaaaaagggcgaaaaaattaaaaagtaaaataaaggagtataaaaaggaattaaataatcttcaattcgaaattaatgaccttataataaaaaggatagaaataagaacaaatataaacaagttagagctaaacttaaaaaatttataaatgcccgaaaaaccatattatgacttaaaagaattaaagttgttgaaagaaaaaatggaaaatgaagttgaaaaattaaaaagatatttagaaacaacagaaagtgtagaaataaaagaagtttttgaggatttgaaaaattatattaaagaaaaggacaaacagataaaagatcttatatacaataatccatgcaaaaaagaatattataaattaaaacaagattgaaaaactataaaaatcagaattaataatagtagaaatggtcaatacttttgattatgaaactgcaaattataaagtaccaccaaccaaatctatacaaattataaaagtaaaatacgAAGGGTtaatagaaattttgaaaaagaaattacattttaaaaatttacgaagagttaatagaaattacattttaaaaattggtatcagagccaagttaacgattaagggtaacactttctctttaaacaacacttttagtgatacgctttttaaaaacaacaaataacCATAAAAGACAAACATCTTTACAAATGCATCTGTACCCTAGATGCCCCATTATACTTTCATTGTTCTTTTACTAAATGACCCAAAAAAGGTAAATTTTGCCCTCCCACACTTGGTTAGCCAAATAACTTGACTTCTTGTTTATATATGCGACGAGTGAAAAATGTATTTGGGAACCTTCCAACTCTAAAACAAACAAACAGGTTCTTACAGGACAATGTGAAATTATGgagtaattattaatttattatctcTAGATAGCAAGAAACAAGAATACATGGATGTTCTTAAatttttggtcttggttaatgAGAAACAAACAAACAAGAGGACAAGAAAACCAAAGAACAAAACGCAGGTATACTACATATGGCAAAATGGACCACACACCACACACCACGCACATTCACATTCTTCTTCAAAAGATTCAATGGTCGGCCCAATAATAGACCAACACATGCTGCTCCTTTGCCTATTAATAGTTCAATGAAGCCCAATGCAATGGATCATCGGCGCATTCTTTTCTGTAAGGCCCATATCTTAAGGCCCAAAAAGatgacaaaagaaaaagattgcAAAACCCTTACCTCCCCCCCCCTCCCGGGTTCCCGCAGTCCCGCTTCCTTCAGCCTTCAGCAGTTTGTTCGGCCTCCTCGAGTTCCCCTGTCGTCGCCGCTGCCAGCCTCCTCAATTACCTCGTCGCCACTGATCTAGAACACTGATCCGCCGTCTGCCCCTCGCGGCTTTCTGTTTCTCGCCACTGACTGGACCTGCCTCGTCGCCAACAGCTTCTGCCACGTAACCGACTCCTCCTCCTCCATCtgcagtttttttttttttttttttttttctgtttgatactttgatttgaaattaatctgtgttttttatatttttgtttgtttgttaatCTTCTGAATTTGTATCTCTGTTTGTTTGAAATTGTTCCATTACCGCTCACTGTTGTTGACGTATTTTTTTTATTCGGGATTTGTTTTTCCTTATTTTGAATCCAGTCGTATAAATGCAGAGTCTCTTCTTTATTATCGAATTTGCATTTGGTGTTTGATGAAACCCTAAACAAAATACATGTTTTGTCACTAGGTTCTGACAAATATTGTAACACTGTTTTCACTCcaatgatgaagaagaagaagaacggtTGTAAAGTGACCTGTAATCAGGAGCTGAAAGAGGATGATAATGTTGTGCACgagcaagaagaagaggagaagccATCTCAGAAGAAGGCAGGTAGTGAAATTGATGAAATATTCGCtgggaaaaagagaaagaaatctGATGATGAGAAAACAAATAATaacaagaagaagatgaagaaaaagaagaagaagaccaaagagcaagatgataatgatgatggtGGCTTTCTAGACAAACCTTCCCGATCAAGAAAGAAAACCAGTGATGGGCTCACAATCTACACTGAAGATGAGTTGGGCCTCAATAAGGCAGATGCTGGAGGTACTCCGCTCTGTCCATTTGATTGTTCTTGCTGCTTTTGATGCTTTGCCGGAAACTTTGCTTTGTGATTTTGACCCTTTCTACTTGGATGCATtgccttttttctttcttattatacttttagtaggatcaaaataGGGTTCAGGTTACCTTGTGTTGGGATCAGTTGGAATTTTGGAGCAGAGTTACAATAGCTCTCGTTGTTGTCCTTCCTCTGTAATGTAATTGTGTATGCAATTATGCATAGGTATTAGTAATTTATTAATGAAATAGTGGAAAATCTTTTGAAGTCCTTAATCTCATTACATTcaactcttttctttttcttcccctTTTTATAGAATTTCTCATGTTCAATTTGGATGTTGTTCTTAGTTCTTACTGCTTAAGTAATGCGCCAAAGCAATATCTGTTATGTACTTACTATAGTTTCTATAGGCATTGGTTTTAGAATCTGTTTCTGAATCTTTATAGAATGATGATTCCCAGAAAGAACATTCATTTTGTTTGGTGGTATTAGTTTTTGTCCAAGTAACTATATTTGCTATGCCTTCTTTGAtggaaatataaaaatataggAGGCAACGTTGCAACTTGCAAGCACCTAGAGTTTGCAAGGTTGTAAGCACCTAAAATATGCATATTTAAGGTAAAAGTCTGTAGTTATGATCTACAAGACTACAGCCACTTGCTTGtgttaaaacaaaaattatgtGGCAGTAGTTTGAGTCCAACGTATTTGTAGTTATTTGACATGAGATATTATGTTAACTCCACAATTCATTTGCCAGCAAATGAAGTTCTAATAACATCCGCACCcattcaaattattattatcaatagCACAATTCCATAACATCAGACCTTTCAATCTTGTGAAAGCAGTATACATATACATTATGCATTAGGATTCCGAAGTGACATAGCCCTTCCatttttctgtttattttttttattttccgaATTGAGCATTGAGCAACacatttctttttttctttgggCTGTCCAAACAATACCTTACATTATTAGCGAAGGAATAATCAAATATTATCACAGACCTTGTCACTTGAGTGATACTGAAACACGTAGGAGAGAGAACTGATACCAACGTGCTtggctcttttttttttcctttataatattaaatttattatgcTTATAAATTATTCCTCTTTGTTTATTGAAGAAATCTATACGATTATAAAGTTACAATTAACATGAATAGTTTCTTTTGTCAATTACAATCAATGGTGACAATGACCAATGGGAACGAAACAACATGAAGGAATATTCGGTCAATGTCTCAATGAGACAGAGGCTTGGGC is a window from the Arachis stenosperma cultivar V10309 chromosome 3, arast.V10309.gnm1.PFL2, whole genome shotgun sequence genome containing:
- the LOC130969682 gene encoding uncharacterized protein C6G9.01c, whose translation is MMKKKKNGCKVTCNQELKEDDNVVHEQEEEEKPSQKKAGSEIDEIFAGKKRKKSDDEKTNNNKKKMKKKKKKTKEQDDNDDGGFLDKPSRSRKKTSDGLTIYTEDELGLNKADAGGTPLCPFDCSCCF